The Vicia villosa cultivar HV-30 ecotype Madison, WI unplaced genomic scaffold, Vvil1.0 ctg.000207F_1_1_1, whole genome shotgun sequence DNA segment TCAAAAGAAAAGATCTTTCTTGTGAAAAGAGATAATTGACCGCGCTGATCGTACCTTCaatcaacttggtaattgcatcgTCGGAGGATGTTTCTTTAGCAGGAATGAATATGGCTTTTTCCTTGCAACCAATATACACCGAATTAGgagacaaccaatccattccaagaatgacatcgagTCTCTTAAGAGGTAAACAAATTAGATCAATCGGAAAGTCACGACCATTAAAAGATACTGAACAATCCTTACAAATCAGTCGAGCTTCCACTGTATCGTCCGTGGCTGAAGAAATGACCATAGGGTCGGGTAAGGGAGtaacttccaaaccaagtcggtAAGCACACTCGGTAGAGACAAAGGAATGCGTAGCTCCGCAATCAACTAACACACATAAGGGTTGATTGTTTACATAACAAGTACCTGCGATGAGATTGTTGTTTCCTTTGGCCTTTCTTGCATCTAAGGTATAAACACGACCTGTAGTCTTCTCCTGATCTTTCTTCTTTGGACAAAACGGGGATTTGTGACCCGGATCGCCACATCAGAAACAAGTAATTGGAGTAGGTTCACACTCCCCAGCATGTTTCTTCTTGCACTTGTGACAATAAGGAGGTTGGGCCGATTGGTCGCCATatccttgcttcttctttggtggaaAACCACGGGGCTTCAGGTGTTGAGCAGATTTCCCTTGTTCCCTGTAGTTAGTCCTGTTCTGGTTCCTCTCCTCTTGCACCCTCTTTAGGCTGTTCTCCGCCACATAACATTGCCTCAAACATTCAGCATAAGTAGTaaactccctctgggacacactatgagcaatgtcggccctcaaacccatcaAGAATTGATCAATCTTCCATAACTCATCAGGAGCATAAACAGCCTGTCGTGAGTAATCAGCCATATCTTCAAACTTTTCAGCATACTCGGAAACAGACAAGTTGCCTTGCTTGAAATTCTGgaattctctttctctttggGTTCGAACACTATTAGGGAAATACTTCTCCAGAAATGCCGCCTTGAAATGATGCCAGTCTTTAGGGATCTCCTGAGTAGTGAAATAGGTAGATGCAGtattccaccacctaagagctggTCCTTTCATCTTCTGGGTagcaaagatcaccttctcttcttcGTTACACTGGATTGCCTGGAATATCCTCTCCATACTAGCCAACCAGTCATGAGCTATTACTGGGTCTAAGCCACCTGCAAACTCTGGGGGATCCATTCTGAAGAAAGCACGAAAATCTGGCCCTGCTGGAGCTTGGGGAACAGGAACCGGAGCAGGAGGTTGTTGTCCTTGCATACCCTgcatcatctgcatcatcatctgattctgctgttgcatctgttgcattatcTGCTGCCAAGGTACGCCTGCATTCCCAGCTGCTTGCTCGGTTTCCACATTCCTAGTTCtcggccttccgggacctctgcgctgctcagccatctccctgtctgtcctacacacggaattaagttgatcaggctcaatgccatagGTAAGACACACGGAATCATGCCGgctatacacatatgaggcagaattgtgctgcattatgatgtgtctttagcaaagccgagaatcgacctgctctgataccaactgtaacaccctacacatatttgtctagaataatatgcataaagtattatataTGGTTCATAAAGACAATGATTACATAATGTCGCAGCGGAAAGATAGTAATAAAAACATCACAAGCACGAGGTACaagagccgaatgtatcatggccaaaatgataATACATCCAAAATAGTACAATATCCAATAAAGTACTACAAAAGCATAAAATGCGAACAAAAGGTAATATCTAGCATCAATGCCAAAGGACTAATCCGCCTTGCCTTTGCCACGATCTTGCCTTGAGCCACCTGAAAAAAatagaattggaatgggatgagattactaaatctcagtgagcccgcctatcctattagtccactcggatctaaagggtacaTGCAAAACAAACGAATCCGCCATGGATTCGGgtaatcctcacatccggtacaagtacggagcaaccaAATGATTTATCCGCCATTGGACTCATCACATACAAACACACAAATATATCAcaacaagtatgcaaaacccgtatcCTTATGCGGGGAATCAAGAAGTGTaataaacctcggctagattatggaatgaacgcaccctcgatgagtccacccatgcctagtgtcaagggacttgtacaagctcactgcaagagggttaaacgagtccacaagcctaaatggccgtaccatgacctggcctaattggcgtcattatcccgttaacctccttcacgctagtgggttacaccgagtacaaaccgccaccttgacgcatggtcccaccgggcgaaagcctagtattagtctacatgactttactagaggtgagttacaatcACTATGTAATAGCCTATATGGCTACATAGCCCCACCATACCGTGCGCACAAAAGTGTCATCGTCAATGAGTATAGGCCCCTCACGGCACTCACGAGAACACTAccacggtagctcaggtgcgcgacctctGATCATAACATCGGACTATTCCACGGACCACATGGTCCAGGATAATACCTTACATCATAGTAAGGAGTATATCCCAACCTAACCCCCGgccactccgattcaagcatacgcacACATATCAAGTGTAATATCATAACACAAGTCAATCCGAATGTTCAACCAAAACATTGGACACCAATATAGATTCATACTTATCTCATCAAAAGTATTCGGAATCAAACACAATTGTATAGTCAAGGATTTATGGAATATACCTATCCAACATTATGTATAATATTccacataaataaaatgaatagGATTATCGGTGATGGGTGTCATAAAACACCATTCTCCGGACGTTCTTatgcataataataatcaagGAGGGGTCCGGTTACGTTTAGAATCAGAAACTGCCCTCAGGGGGAGGAAAAATAAAAATTCTGCccagcactggccgcttagcggcctgtaagcgggctttccagtggcgaaccacAACTGTTttcccgcttagcggcctcacgtccgcttagcgggctcgcgatatttatttttttcttcacaacAGCATCCTCCGCTCAGCGGGCAGACTGGGCCCGCTCAGCGGAACTGCGAATTTCTGGAAAAGTGCCCAGTACCGCTTAGCGGTCTTAGCCCGCTTAGCGGCTCATAGCAGAAACAGAAAAATGCAGAACTCATCAGTTCTGTCCTGGGGTTCTTTAACCCCTTGATTTCACCTGCATGTACGAATTAAGGGTATATCCAGCCAACATACAGTATAAACAAGCAATCAACAACATCAAAGCATGTTATTAGCAAGGATCTAAGCCTAATTTCTCAAAACCCTTAAACCCCAAAAGTTCCCAAATGAGTCAAACCCCATTTTCTATCTATGGACTCACCTTAGGTGAACGAAGTAGAGCTGGAGCAAGGGAGATTTGGACGAAAATCGGAGCTTTGGGACAGATTCTTGAACATGCAAGGGTTGGAGTTCTTGGAGTGGCTTTCCTTCTCTTCTCCTCCTCTTCTATTTTACGTTTTCAATCTTTCTTCCCACAAAAATCTGTTTTTGGAACAAGTGAGGGACCAAACAAGCCTTAGAGCTTATGGTGAGCAAAATGTCACAATTGCCCTCTAACTAAGTCATAATGCCCATTATGCCATCTAGTTCTATCTCAACCAACATCATTACTATTTTTCTAAAAAGAATTAAATAGGGTATTACACTCcaaaatttttcttcaagaaatcgtctcttcaatatatatatatatatatatatatatatatatatatatatatatatatatatatatatatatatatatatatatgggttaatgaactttttcgtccctttaaatatttcaaatttcgtttttagtccctccaaaagttttcttcaagaaatcgtctcttcaaaatttttcttcagaactattggtccctaacgtcaaatttcatagctaatcggtggctaaagtcgtagctaatctctagaaAATTTGACGTTatggaccaatagtttagacgagaaattttgaagggacgatttcttaaaggaatattttggagggactaaaaacgaaatctgcaatatttagagggatcaAAAAGTTCATAAaccctatatataatatgttggATGCAAATACTAAAATCAAAATAACACaacaaaaataaacattacatcaAGACCTTAAAAATTCCTTAAACCTTCTTGCCTTTCCCTTTTCATGGTACCtactaaatataaaaaatattcatcTACAATAGGTGACAAATTTCTATCTCAGTGGAGTCCTGCTAAACCCAAGTCTATTCGGCTAAACACGTTCTAATATAATCCTATTCAATTATATTTAACTCTTGTGGTTAGAATTTATACAGAAAGGGGGTcaagttttaattaatattataacatgtgtgatatatatatatatatatatatatatatatatatatatatatatatatatatatatatatatatatatatatatatatatatatatatatatatatatataggcccaCACAAACACACACTCGCTTTACATACCATGTACTCTTCATAGCATGGATAGCTATCTCGCACATCTTTCCCCGCCCACCACTTCTCACATAAAATGGACTAGAATCACAAATTTCCTACTAAACCTTTACACTAAGGCTAGTTTAACAGTGCAACCTACCACCTTTGTCTGGATTACCCTCTTTATTACCATATACTATAAGCCcttttttcaaataatttaacCATGAGATTTTTTAAAAGTTTCTCTAAGTTGTTCCAGTTGACTTAGGAGCAGTGGAAATAACTATAGGGAAAATTTTGTTTAATCTAATCGATTAGGCCATTATGGTAGTTAATCAGATCAATTCAAACTAAATCCCAAAACTATTTAGGCAGCGCCTCCATAATGTGAAACAACTAGCAATATCTACTTTCCTCTTTGAATGGCCAACAACGAGTATTTTTTATTATCTAATCGATGGCCAAAGTGCTTATTGAATAGACAATCgtcaaaataattaaatgagaATTTGGTTTTGGGCGTTCATGTTGCCTATAAGTAGAGGCATCATTTCTCATTTCAAATCATCCAGTAATATGTTTTGACAGTTCCCTCTCACATAcgctctctcactctctctctctctaaagttttatttaactttttctcaCTAGATATTATAGCCAAATCCTTTGTGAAAAAATTTCTTTGTGAGCGGGGATATCAATGTAATTCAGGAAGGATAGAATTGTAAAATTTACCTAGGAAATGATGTTTATACACCTTGGTTGAATACAATCTATTTAGGGATAAGATATGTGGTTTAAAGCTAAACATGATAAAAGCTTTTGTAGGGGATATGGTGATCAGTTTCTATATTGGTTGAAGACTATTTAGTCTTGATAATCTTCCCTTAGTTCTAGGTTAGCCGATATTAGCAAATCATCCAAGGTTTAAGATCAGCCCGGTTAAAATACCATAAGTTATTTGGGCATCCACTAAACCACTATAAGGTCCGTGTTCATGGAAAGGAGACTAACTGCTTATTCTGTAGTATGGAAGGGAGAATGGCCACTTCACTCGTATCAATTTATTGGAGAGAAGATGCAAATGCCCATATCCGTCGTCTTATAATATTTGGTTGAAGATCTACcaccatttccttgtataagatTAAACTCATAAAAAACCTAAGTAGAGGAAGACTAAGAATCCAAAAATGAAGTGATTCTTAAAATAAAACGTGAACTAGAAAAGGAGAGAAGTTTTAGagaaatatttatttgtgtttaTGGTCGTTATGatgacttttaaaataaaaattgcagaCTTTACGTTAGTTCAtagacaaaaaattaaaaattgatctatatatgtgtatatatatatatatatatatatatatatatatatatatatatatttaaattcatagatataTAAATTTTGGGTTCTCAGAGACCCACATACAACATTTATTATGATAGATTATGTATTACATTACTAATCAATTCCATGTATAACAAATAGGACGATCACCCGTTCTAATCCGACATGGTCCTGATTTTCTTATGAACCATGTACATTGATCACATGCATCGGAATCCCTCTGTGCTATATAAATATCAAACCATTGAAACCCATTCTTCCActtaaaagaacagaaaaaccgTGTTGTCCCCCATATGTTATctctaaattcaaaattataACTATCACTATAATGAAGAACATTTTCTCCAATATCATCATTTTTAGATTTACAATGAATGGTTAAATCTAAATTGTCTTCTAAGAAGTTAGAAACCTTCACATGCTTCTTTCCAAGAACATGCGGGATAGATAGAAACATCAACAAACTAACCAAGAGGAATTTTTGGGTCAATGGCAACATTgtactaaaataatttttttaagcgAAACGTGTTTTTATATGATGGATGCAATATTTATTCAATAGAAAAGCATTATTTATATGAGGTTTCAATCCTATAAATAAATTGAGTACATCTAACAAGAAAAACTCAATGTTGTTAAATTTAACAATGATTAATCTACCTACAAACTCATAGGTCACATGTCACA contains these protein-coding regions:
- the LOC131625357 gene encoding uncharacterized protein LOC131625357, with amino-acid sequence MQQMQQQNQMMMQMMQGMQGQQPPAPVPVPQAPAGPDFRAFFRMDPPEFAGGLDPVIAHDWLASMERIFQAIQCNEEEKVIFATQKMKGPALRWWNTASTYFTTQEIPKDWHHFKAAFLEKYFPNSVRTQREREFQNFKQGNLSVSEYAEKFEDMADYSRQAVYAPDELWKIDQFLMGLRADIAHSVSQREFTTYAECLRQCYVAENSLKRVQEERNQNRTNYREQGKSAQHLKPRGFPPKKKQGYGDQSAQPPYCHKCKKKHAGECEPTPITCF